The DNA segment AGATCTCAGGATGTGGGCTGTGATGGTCCAGAGAGCGGACAGGGGAGGCGTTTGTTCGAGGCCTCAGCGATCGCGTGACTTGCCATCTGTGGTCTTGTGACCCTCAACCTACTTAGAGAGGAACCAAAGCACTTTGTTCCTCCAGACCTGCACCTCATCCCGTTGCAGACCTGGGTCCTGACCAATATTTGTTCCTCCAGACCTGCACCTCATCCCGTTGCAGACCTGGGTCCTGAACAATGTTTGTTCCTCCAGACCTGCACCTCGTCCCGTCGCAGACCTGGGTCCTGACCAATGCCTCTGTTGGCCACctactttcagcagctgtctcAGGCAGAGCCTCCTGCTGGGTGTTAGACAGTTCTGGCTCCAGGGTTCCTGTAACTGAGAACTCTGAACCCTGAAATGTTGGTGAGATCGCaaagattaattaaaaaaaaaaaacagatcaaaactacagggaattttttttttaaataattctaaaggtaaacacatttgacatttcctgtttcactgtggactcaaaatttgacacttcctgttagggactcagtgtaccatgagcgaagTTTGCACCGCTGCGCGTCACTTCGCTCGTATAATTGAGGAAATGGCAAATTCTGAAAGGTAAGTTTGAAACTTATGCGTGTGTTTAGGTAGAATAAGGTCCCCGAACCACACGGTGCTGAAGATGTGTGATTAGTACAAATGATGGGAAAATGTGGGAGGGTCTGGTGGCAGTGAATTTGGAGCCAtttggggttttcacgtatcccataatcccttgcacgccagagggtcgctgcagtcaaacaacatagagaatccacatgacaattgtaaatgaatattatactacaaaaaaaaattttttttatgtttttcgtcacattaataagagactgctgcctgataccctgaaaacttgctaaaacaattataacaaataatctgtgtctgctacgtttaatctgcgtggaatttaataagcacaaaccaaatttcagacatattatatatattagtctggaacaaagaggacaaacagtgttgtaaagaacaataatcaagatgttaaagagcaaacttcactttcccccagaacgacatgatcaggaagtgattgtagctcacagcagctcccactgaaaataacagagagacagactgtgattctcacgtttacataaaataaacacaataacaacatctataaacccagagaatatattcatgagagttttaggcacaatataaaaatagttttatgttgcgatgttaattgtgttgtccgtgtgcagcggttaaagtgcagcgtgatcagagagtctcaatgcagttctcaatgttactgcgcGGTGAACGCTCCgatgttttgtgggatttgaaacctgaaaagggcaaaTGTGAACTGTTTGGGACGAAAGAAATCCACAGCAGTTTGTCTTTGTGGACAGTCTGGGCACCACCAGGGTCTGGGTTCAGTCAATACCCCGACCCCGAGGGAGGACCAGACTGTCCACAATTAAACTAGTCACCATGTCAAATGGAAACAAAAATCATGAAAACACTGGCTGCATTTCACACCGACACCTATCAACTTTTGATGATGTCACAGCTCAGCTGATGTGCATTTTGATGATGTCAGAGCTGTGAAAACATTTTGTAAACATTTTGATGAAACATCTTAAATAGATAATTACTTGTATAAGTTCATTTCTCTTAAACGATGTGTTGCAtgttttttaacgtcccagttagcaacacaacatcaaagtattcaaagTCTCTCCGAGCACGTGCTCATGAAGAGTGTCTCTGATGGGTTTTGTTATTGAACTTGAGCTGAAGGCAGAGCTGCCATCAGACATTGTTCTCTGGTCAGCAATTGTGCACGCAGTCTGTACCCGAGGACAAGTGGACCTGCACATGTTCTCTGGCTGGTGATCAcacatgtgatgtgtgtgtttgggggtttctttgatggtgtggactttacatttggaaatctttacaactgggtgagtgccatgtttgggtttttcctcttttgcttcATTTGCTCTTCAGTGGCGCtgcttgcattttttttattttacttcggCAGAGTCTGTGGGAATTTGGATCTTGACGTGCGCAGCAGCACATTGTTTTAATGCACTGCTCAGCTGTTTAGTACGACTGTGAAGGTGGACATGAATGTCTGTGCAACATTGTTTTTCACTCCTCTAGAGgcaatctgcatggaggaatggaccaaaataccagctagtgtgtgcaaacctggtgaagacttacaggaaacgtttgatcattgccaacaaagattatgttacaaagtattgagttgaccttttgttattgaccaagtacttatttttcaccatggtttacaattaaattcttttaaaatcctacagtgtaatttcctggatttttttttcctcattttgtctttcacagttgaagtgtaactatgttgaaaattacagacctctctcatctttctaagtaggagaattttcatgattttcctttataaatcattggttgtctggatctgaaatttcagttaaatatatcatatagcagacaaacacactgatatttgagaaataaCATGAAGTTTCtactatttacagaaagtgtgcaataattatttaaacaaaatgaggcaggtgcataaatttcggcacccttgtcattttattgattgaatacatttagcactaattattggaacacaaaattggtttggtaagctcattgacccatgaccttctaacacaggtgaatccaatcatgagaaagggtatttaaggtggccatttacaaatgtttcccttctttgcatgtcttctaatgagtgacaacatgggagcctctaaacaactctcaaatgacctgaaagcaAAGCTTGTTCAacaaacatcatggtttaggggaaggatacaaaaagctatctcagagatttcagctgtcagtttccactgtgaggaacataggccaagaaaaatctcagataagctgaaacgaaggatggtgagaacagtcattgtcaacccacagacctgctccaaagacctacgacatgatcttgctgtagatagtgtctctgtgcatcgttcaactatacagcacactttacaCAAAGAATGGtctaaaataccttcaaccagaatccagactctcattggaagctataggaagcgtttagaggctgttatttctgcaaaaggaggacctactaaatatttatgtatttttttcttttggggtgcccaaatatatgcacctgcctaattttgtttaaagaactatttcacactttctgtaaatcctataaacttcatttcacttctcaaatatcactgtttgtcatcAGGGGTGCTCTACcaagtcagccaaaggggaattccctgttaaCCAAGCAAgcggaaatatatatatatatatatatatatatatatatatatatatatatatatatacacacacacgcacacaggattattaaccaactgtgaggtctgtacagggaaatatcagaccgatgtGTTGTCAGTGCGGACCAAGCGCTTGGTCCgtgcgaaaaacacagaggtctgacatccccatacagaccaagcaagtgggattaatttgttttatacgagttctgttagaaaagcatccgacctttttatttttttcaaaaaccatatggatttgaatcacgtgtgattgcatcagccaagcttgaaccttcgtgcgcatgcgtgagttttttcacgcctgtcggttgcgtcattcgcctgtgagcaggctttgtgtgagcagtggtccacccctctcatcgttttttttattgcgaataaatgtcttaacgatttggagctttgctgcatcaatttttttccagaaactgtgagagacctccaggtggacaccgttcgaaaaattaatatggctttcagggacgattttatggggcttacacagattaaggagtgctccagacggtttaaagaccgcccacaactgctgagagcgtgccgcgctccgagcgccgatcgacaggctcaaaccccgctgaaacaaccagatcatttccaacgtgaaggctttgttgatccgggacgtcatctgactttcacaaaaagacagaaggcgtggacatcagcactttctcagcacattccactgttagttttttttcatggaaagaaaggcggagggacgtgccacggagccgttcattacgcggcacaaaaccacctccatgttctcacaggacggctttcaggtggatttcagatggctgtcggttgcttttcagtcgtgtgaatatccgagaaattgtggatgagcctggacatgcccccaacatgtcctgtgaggcttcatcacggtgttgctttgcgccatgcggctcctccgcacgtctgtctcaatgtgccgataaagtcctgatgtccacgtcttttcacaattcctgtgctagtcagacgacataccggatcaagacagtgtccagtttagaaatgaacagcacattccaggagtttttgtcatggaaagaggagcggaattccgcgcgtcgcggtgaagCCTCATGGcataaagcaacgccgtgatgaagcctcacaggacatgttggggcatgtccagctcatgctcaatttctcggataatcacacgactgaaaagcaaccgacagccatctcaaatccacctgaaagccgtcctgtgagaccaacacagaggtggttctGTGcagtgtaatgaacggctccatggcgcgtccctccgcttttctttccatgaaaaaaaactctaacggtggaatgtgccaaaaaagtgctgatgtccacgtctcctgcctttttgtgaaagtcagacgatgtcctggatcaacaaagccttcacgttggaaatgatctggttgtttcagcggggtttgagcctgttgatcggcgctcggagtgcggcgggctctcagcagttgtgggcggtctttaaaccgtctggatcactccttaatctgtgtaattcccataaaatcgtccctgaaagccatattaattttccgaacggtgtccacctggaggtctctcacagtttctggaaaaaaactgtttcagcaaagctccaaattgttcagacatttattcgcaataaaaaaaaacgacgagaggggtggaccagtgctcacacaaagcctgctcacaggcgaatgacgcaaccgacaggtgtgaaaaaaactcacgcatgcgcacaaaggttcaagcttggctgatgcaatcacacgtgattcaaatccatatggtttttgaaaaaaataaaaaggtcggatacttttctaacaggcctcgtatatatatatatatatatatatatatatatatatatatatatatatatataaaaaacaagcaaacttgcagtatcgcccaaatatgaaagctgctgacggctcgtaGTCTGATTTCttagcttcacctccatgaagaacttggtaATAGATGGGCAGTCGTTGGCTGGTAAACGTTCAATCTGCGtgatttttcagatgctgtttagatatttatggagtacgtttgtATCTGACTTGCTTTTTGCAATTgcatttttagctttctggtttgtcaaGGAAACCGgtcagatatgggaaaatatcagaccgcgcATAGCATTGCAGCCATATATATAAATCTTTTTAGATTTTTTCAGTTATACATAATAACACTTGTGTTTTGTTCATTAAACCTTCTCAGGCCTacagcttttactgtgactgcatcaaaattatcacttaaaaacgagtcgtcataacacgacatcacacttatgtcaactttggaattaatctgtgcctcagttcttaacgttagcagctacattccattgaagtgcaCACTGGGACGCTTTTAGTTGCTAtgtcacctgtcggaaacacccGAGTTCTCACATGTACTTTGTCTTTGGACGTCTCCGTAactgtttgctgcgaatgccgtacactttgaaaccagtcacggaagtgcacaaagtaatcccagtgaaTCATCGGATGGTCAATAACAGACTAAATCTAAACTATTATGATttcggtgcaacatgtcctttaaccaTTAATTGCCCCTTTgattatgtaaggattaaacaacttgaagcaTTATACGATTTGAATGCATGACGTGGAGTCTTAAAACACaacgcgaagtgcattcaaaccatataatacgCGGCTTCGAGTggtttataccatggtcccacacagtgagctaacacacaaatatttaacttttttcgtgttctcttctttcccatcttcaatcttgtccagttcatccgatgttaaatctttatgccattgcttttgctgttcttcttgtttgctctcctcctcttcccattcttcaaatgttttattttggccaaaaatattaaaattcacttggaaatccatgttttatcgtgtttctgtcattcacctgtcaaaacacagctgatctgcgccaattgATTTGCTTGTTGCtttggtgacgaccagagcggagtgatattagtgacttaactcgccaaactacgtgtgcgtatacacgaaaataatgcacgccagttagacatgggatTCTCACTGACCGTGGTATAAAGTGTATttaggtgattcttagactacgggcacttatgtcctttgatcatattgtatgaaaaacagaaaaaaggggaaatttcacacttttatagttatctttacaatgaaagtgttttaagaaatttgttctagtagtctatgatgactttttcaccttttttcagcatcattatatgcaaatattgccgttttgtgcttgtcccacacccagacttttgatcttcaatgataaaaatgaatggtaaagaaactttttttttttaaatatctctgaataaaatatcagtaaaataatcaatacataattggggtattcaatgtcatacaactgttgtgattttttttaaacaaaatgtagttgtcccacactattgccgtaatttccaccacaacactgtaatgtccctttaaacagtttgtatgaaagattgtttgggtagtttctatggagataaacagtgacatctgagcacatgtatatagcaccaaatcacaacaaaggtttaAAAAAACACGTTGCCACAaaatattttgaaaatgtttCTGAGAGTCgacactttaatgttttcaagaAGTTTCCCCAAAATGTTTTACTAACTAAATCAAAATGTTTCTGGGATCTTTTCATAAGATCAAGTTGTTTCCTGGCCAGGGACCTTCATGTCTCTGAGAGCTTTTGTGTCCTCTGACGGAACAGAATCAATGTGCTGGTTCAATCTGTGCAGAATATTCATCAAAGGTCACTGCTGCATTGTTTCTGGCTGAATGGGCCTGTCTAATTACTGGGAGAGTTCCTGCAGTGATTAGGAAAGAATGTCGCTTACACACAGAAGCTTCTTTGTGACCAAACTGAAGCTGAATTTGCACGAATTATGCAAACAGTGAACCCACTCTGGGGTATCGGGTGGTTCCTGGGTGGGGGTACCGGCCGGTGTGTGCTGTGTTCACAGttgcttcttttttgttttctgtcatcCAGCAGGTTGTGAGTTTTACAGACGCGGTGACGAAGCGTCGCTCTAAACGTCACAATCAAAGGGCCTCTGTGCTCGCTCCGTCGTCATGACAACGGGACAATGACGGTCAGTGTCATCGGCAAAGTTCTGCTCGAAGTGACACAGCAACAAAGCAGAACCTTCACAAACCCTCTGAGCTGCACTCATGAGCTCTTCCTAAAGATCAACACGTTGGAGCcgttttaattttctttttgcaattacaaataaaaacttttttgtttttttaggattTTGAGGAATAAACATGGACAAACGTCCACTTTTCACTGATTTGCCGTCATCTAATTTAATGTTTAATTTTCTCAGAtttatttcttctgctttatgaAAATTCCTTaagttaaaaatgaaaataattaaaatgcctgcaaaaaaagatgaatgaatgataGTTTTAAAACTAGAGCGCCGCAAttgtagagcacaaaccttcGCCAACACAAGTTTACAGTTCCACACATTTTTACCTgggaaaaaatgttcaaggtcaaagtcctgttagaagtgacttttcataagcaaaAATATAATACAGAATATAGATCAAaggacttttcaatgttaaaatcaaatatctgctaaatccacaatctggatcagatccagatcaaactctgTCAGTGGATAAAGGAAACCATCCTAtacaacactctcaaatatgaaagaaatttgaaaatCTTTTTTGACAattattaatttttgaaaattcattcaatgttaaaggacagtGATtttcctgaccttgacctttgaccttgaaaactgaatccgctcttgcctgtcaggatatgaatcttcagtaaaaaacaacaacaacaaaaaaaaaacaagcaagcaaaaaaaacatgacatatgaaaaattgtgggttccaggctgaaaacataataaaataaaaaagctcaTTTAAAGTCTGCGATTATATAAAGTTGATTCAAATAAGCAAAATGAACTCAATTTTCTTTGCGGTAAAATGAAGCAAATGTGCTCATATTtcttaaatatactaaaacaaaactCATTCAGTGAGAATCCTTTGAGAAAAGTTAGAATGCTAACAGCTAACATCTGAAATAACATGAATCttctaaaaaaaatctaaaaatattcCAAATGCTGAGAATGTGTCTGAGAATGTTTTTATTCAAGTGAAATTCATTATTTTGTGGATAAAAATCACATTTCAGTGAGCAGCTTTCTGCCACCAAACACAAAAGAACCGAAAACCACAACTCAGCATTTCTACTGACtcgaccaaaaacaaacaaacaaacaaacaaacattaatggcttcagttcttcaacagtcaGCACAAAGTATAAACCAGTCTGGAATGAATCTGTGCTCTGAGACAGTAATCAGTCACTCAATAATCACTTGATCAATAACCAATCAATAATTAGTCAGTCAATAATCAGTCAGTAATCAGTTGGTCAACAAGTGGTCAGTAATCAGTTACTCAATAACCACTCAATCAGTCTGTAATCAGTCAGGCACTAACCAGTCAATCAGTCGGTCAATAATCAGGCAACCAGTCAATAATCAGTCGGTCAACACTGAATCTGTAATCAGTTGGTCAATAATCAGTCAATGAATCACTAATCAGTCAACAATCAGTCAGTCAGTAATCAGTCAGCAGTTTTTGTGATTTGCCAGTCAACTGATATGTCAACATGCTCAGTAAATCCACCGTGTCAGTCAACCTGATTGCCCCGCCCCCTGTGGCTGGTTCAGCAGTGAGTCACCGCCGTGGCGTAGGTGGGTGTGGTCGCTTCCCTGCAGACCCTAGTGAAGGGCTCCAGCTCCAGCTCCGTGGCAGCGCACTCGTTCTCGGAATCGCTGGCGGTGGCGGGAGACCTGGGCGGGCCGCACTcctgacagcagcagcagcagcagtccaGGAAGGTTCTGGTGAACGGCTCGCACAAGCAGAACAGCAGCAGCGGTGTCACCGCTGACTTACAGAAGAGCAGCAGCTGGCTGATCAGATGCAGAATGTCCAGGGTTCTTCTGGGAACGCTCGCCGCCATGTAGGCACCCAGAACATTGCAGATGTTCTCCGGGATGATGCAGAAGCCGTAGAGGATGGCCAGCGCCACCACCACGCAGTTCATTTGGCTCTCCAGCTGGATCTGGGTTTTGTTGCCGCGGACGCAGGTCCTCTCAGCTTGGCGAATCTTGCGAGCAGTGACCAATGAGCTGCAGATGGTGAAGAGCGTCGGCAGGCAGAAGTAGCAGCCAAAATACCACCAGAGGCGGGCGCTGCTGTAGGTGAGGCCCAGGACGTACAGCGTATCTGGAAGCTCTGTGGAGATGCGGATGACACAGCGCTCACAAGGCGCCGTGTCGGACAGGTCCCTGTCCTCAGGGACCAGCTGTCGAATCAGAAGCTCAGGCAGCGCCAGCAGCAGAGCGCCCGCCCAAATGACAGCAAGTTTGGCGGTTGTGGAGACCCAGTTCTCCACCATCTCGTAGTACGTCTGCACGTTGCTGGCGGCCCGGAAACGGTCGATGCACAGGGCACAAAGTGTGAAGGTCGTGACCCCGAGAGATGCCACCTGAAACGGCAAGAAGTCAAAGGACAGTCAATCACAGCAGATTAGACTTGACCAGCCCCTCCCCGAAATGAACGCCAATCAGTCACTCAACAATCAGCCAGTCAGTAAGCAACCAATAATCAGTCACTCAACAATCAGCCAGTCAGTAAGCAACCAATAATCAGTCACTCAACAATCAGGCAGTCAATAAGCAACCaataatcatccatccatccatccatcttcttccgctttatccggagtcaggtcgcgggggcagcagctcaagcaaagccgcccagatctcccgatccacaca comes from the Thalassophryne amazonica chromosome 8, fThaAma1.1, whole genome shotgun sequence genome and includes:
- the LOC117516378 gene encoding prosaposin receptor GPR37-like isoform X1 → MLVGVLCLWLCSDAVSSLLQETKDTLSPDSAAVHGNAHSLRWRTVSEETGTGTHGAWAQSCLDSEPPEVPRTAGLQGSVRKDARLVVLRTHGTARKAYRKGEENQRGSVRRKAEPGRKKRSEPILEPVAQEQEPFGLNGTFYEDAFTPPDFPDSTPLAPGDTRTRRRQVKNPFYPVSAESCAAYVVLIVSVAVFSVGIVGNVSVMCIVCHNYYMRSISNSLLANLALWDFIVLFFCLPLVLFHQLTKDWLLGALSCSIIPYLEVSASVASLGVTTFTLCALCIDRFRAASNVQTYYEMVENWVSTTAKLAVIWAGALLLALPELLIRQLVPEDRDLSDTAPCERCVIRISTELPDTLYVLGLTYSSARLWWYFGCYFCLPTLFTICSSLVTARKIRQAERTCVRGNKTQIQLESQMNCVVVALAILYGFCIIPENICNVLGAYMAASVPRRTLDILHLISQLLLFCKSAVTPLLLFCLCEPFTRTFLDCCCCCCQECGPPRSPATASDSENECAATELELEPFTRVCREATTPTYATAVTHC
- the LOC117516378 gene encoding prosaposin receptor GPR37-like isoform X2, which codes for MLVGVLCLWLCSDAVSSLLQETKDTLSPDSAAVHGNAHSLRWRTVSEETGTGTHGAWAQSCLDSEPPEVPRTAGLQGSVRKDARLVVLRTHGTARKAYRKGEENQRGSVRRKAEPGRKKRSEPILEPVAQEQEPFGLNGTFYEDAFTPPDFPDSTPLAPGDTRTRRRQVKNPFYPVSAESCAAYVVLIVSVAVFSVGIVGNVSVMCIVCHNYYMRSISNSLLANLALWDFIVLFFCLPLVLFHQLTKDWLLGALSCSIIPYLEVASLGVTTFTLCALCIDRFRAASNVQTYYEMVENWVSTTAKLAVIWAGALLLALPELLIRQLVPEDRDLSDTAPCERCVIRISTELPDTLYVLGLTYSSARLWWYFGCYFCLPTLFTICSSLVTARKIRQAERTCVRGNKTQIQLESQMNCVVVALAILYGFCIIPENICNVLGAYMAASVPRRTLDILHLISQLLLFCKSAVTPLLLFCLCEPFTRTFLDCCCCCCQECGPPRSPATASDSENECAATELELEPFTRVCREATTPTYATAVTHC